The stretch of DNA ACTTTGCCTTTGGTATTTGAAGGTATTATACAGGCTATCCTAAGGATCTTGGAGCATCGAGGGTAATTCACTTTACCTCAGAACGGGAATTTGTCCAACTTCTTCATCAAGGCTACCCTGTAGTTGTTGCATTTACGATCAAGTAATAAAAGTTTGTAATTTCTCTTCCCTGCTCTCCTGTCTTCTGTAGTTTTTTCGCATTAATATCTGTCATGTAAATTTTTGGATGCTGTAGGAGTAACTACACCAAACATCTTGACAAAGTTCTAGAGGAGTCTGCAGCTGAGTTTTATCCGCATGTTAAATTTTTACGTGTAAGACACTTCATGGACCTCTCTTTTGAGTATAGATAGAATATAATGCTAGTTTACTGTAAAAAGTCTTTTCAGGCGTCTGTACTGTGGCCATCTACGAGTTTATTACCTCTGTTGGAGATATGCAAAATGCCTCATTGTTTTGAATTCTGATAGCATAAAGATGTTTTCCCAGCTTATACATAACATTGTCCACGTTTTcattattattttgtatttttcaggTCGAATGCCCGAAGTACCCTGGGTTTTGCATAACAAGACAAAAAAAGGAATATCCATTTATAGAGATATTTCATAGTCCAGAACAGGTACTTCTGTTGAGTCATGGCATTATATGTTTATACTAAAAGTGGCTTATGAGTGCCTTAATAGAGAGATGTAGAGAATAAGATGCATTTTCTACAATCTGATAGAAAGTTACTGCGTTCATCTGATTATACCTTGGTTCCTTTCCTCGTGAGAGTGCTCAAATTTGGCCTACATGACTGAAGGGAGATGCTGTATTTTTTTGTAAACAAACTTATTCCTTACAAGAAATTTGTGAAAAAAGGTACAAACTGCAGCAGAAGGATTTACGTCTCAGAACTAAATACAAGTTGAAGGAGAGGTTTGTATGGCTAAAGTACACTCTGTTACAATAGGGTGAATTTACTAGATTTACTTTGTGATTGACCTTGTTCTGCGTAACTTATAGAGCATAGTATCAGGCTATATCGAATACTGTGGGTGAAGAGAGGGAGTGGATTTATTCTTCTGTACTTGTGTGCAGTGGAAGTATGATAGGTTGTCATATGTTGTTTATGCTGCATGCAGTGAAGGCTTGACTTATTAGAATGTTAAGAGGTGCAAGCATGTCTTATGTTATGCAGAATTCTGCAGCATTTAAAGAGGTCGGCTTTTGTTGTGTCTAATCCCTCCCTGACAAGCTCAAGTTACTTCCTGCTGAGAAAAATGATGTTCTTGACCTCAGAAGTACCACTAACATCTCATTACGAACTTATAACAAGATAATGGATAACTTAGCTGAAGCACAACAAACCAACCAAAAACTAAAATCTTGTATCTACCAACTCAAGCTACAGACAACATAAGATGAGCTAAAAGCAGCCTTCTCTGTGCAGGTTATTGCCATGAAGTTCCAGGAGTTATTCTCATATTCCCTTTTCCCTCTCTGTTCTATCCAAAGAATAGCTTTAATAATCTGGAAAGAGAATTGCAAGTTTGTATTGCTTGCTCTTATCTCTTGTCTGTTGTTTCAGGCCATAAAAAAATTACTCTCTTTATCCTGTTTATGTTACATAGTTTTCTCAGGCACAAAAGATTAAGAGGTTCATCTTATGTCTGTATTATAGAAGAAATGATTGAATTAATCATGAGGTTTCTGTAGTAGACTTAACTGTTTACTATTGCTTGTAAAAGTGGTTGACTTTTCAATGATCATGTGGGGTATACTTAACTGTTTACTAGTGCTTGTAGAAGTGGTTGACTTTTCAATTATCCAGAAATGGGAGTAtgacttcttttcctttttgtctCCCTGTTTTTAATTAATGCTGCGTTAGTTTATACTATTATGTATCTGTGTATTGGATTTGTCTCTGCAGCATTCTTTGATATTTCTCACGGTTTGTCGATACCAGATGTTCGACGCTTTGATGTTTGTTAGATTTGTGGCTTCACAGCCGCCAATTTCGTTCTGTACGTTTGTCTTTAATTGAGTGATTCTGATTTGCTCTCTACCAGGCAGCTGCTCAGGGCAGGGTTGCTGATCCTAATATTACCAAATACGCTGTCAAAGTTTTACCTGtaagttttaaatatttattgcttTTATCCTTGAACTTTTTCTTAAAGAATAATATCATAAGTTAGATCTTTTCAATGTCTACCATGAAATTATAGTTACTGTCATTTGTTTCATTAGCTTGTGATGGTGCGTGCTCTTGAAAAGTTTGCTATTGTGACTACCATAAGCTATTAGCACATACCGAGCAGAGTTGTTAGCACTGTCTTAAACCTTAGCTTATAGTTTATAGAGTCCGCCTTGTTCTTTTTCTTCGTCGTAGGAAGTTATTACTAGGTATTGGCATTCTAGAGTTGTTATGGATGTCTTTACTTGTTATCAGATTCATTGCGGTTATATCAAGTTACTTGAAGTTATAGCAGAAATTTAAGCTCTACAAAGGTGACTAAgtgaaaagttaaaaaaaaaaaatccttgcttgcatttatttatttatttattgtgaaTGGTAATTACTTCTTGCATTTATTCTAGCAGATATTCAACTCCTATAAAAGTGACAaagtaaaaagtaaaaaataaaattgcatTTCCAAATTCACCTATTAACGGAGCCGCTGGATACCCATGACCGCCTTTATATAGGGGAATGTTGTTAGGTTCAATATTTTGGTGAATGAGGTCCTTGTAAAGGAGAAACCAAGCAACCATTTTTTTTTTGACaaccgtggtgtccgggccaATTTGCTCACACCTCGGCTAATTTCACGGGTACCTACTGTCTCCTACCAGCACATGTAACGGGTAACTTTGTCCACGAAAGTTTGGACATATGGGAAGAAATGATCTAGTGTTTTTGCCTCCACTGGTGATTCAAAACCCACTTTATTGatcactaggccacacccttagCCATACAAACCAAAACTTAGCCCAGGAACAGCTAAGTCCTCCACTGCCAAATGGATCCAATTGCCGCCTTTCTTGTCCTGCATTTCTATGCATATTCTCATTGCAATATTACCTAGTGCAAGAGGCAATGAGGCGCACACCTTAGTGCCTTACCTACACTGAAGCGCAGCCTAAGTGAGGCGAAGCACATGCCCAGAGCTTTTTtgagcttcagggcttaagcgcgcctcAAATGAGCCTTTGACAACACCAAAGCTCATTTTGAAGTGTTTGAGACCCTCTTGTCTTGTATTTGTCTATTTGAAGTGGTTCTGATTATTAAATTACTTATAATTTCAGTTCAACTATGATCTCAGTGCTTATGGATTTCGTGAGTATTTCAAAAGGCATGGAGTTCGAACATCAGATCCCAATTAAAAGTTAAGGAGTATCCAACATGGTATTTCCTCGTTCCAGATAAAACGATatgattttaccattttggacTACTAGCACTGGCTTTCTTTTAAATTATCGAGCACGAAAGTGAAAAGGCTGTTTCAGAACGAGAATCTCCTTTGCCTCTCCAAAAGTCAGAGCTTAATATTTTGTTCCCCTCTTTTTGGGTGAAAAGTAGGCACTGTTATTCTTCCATGAATTTTGCTTTCTCCAAATCCTTTTGTACAGTAATAGCCATTTGTGACACAAGCTGGCAGAATGTGATAAAGAAGTTAAATTTGAAGCTGAGCTCATATTACTATATTAGTTGGCTCGTCAGAGACAGAAGTTTCGATGTTCTTAACTTGTTAGGCTCTACTTGGAATGACGAATAAAATCTTCTTTGATGAGcttattttctagtgtttggttattTCAAGCTCTTGAATTAATGTGTTATCCTTAAATACATATGTTACTATAAAGGGTGAAAAAGAGCTTAGATCATTTATTGACGCAAGTCACTGATATTTAAATTATGGTAAGAATTAATTTATGCCACTGTTGAGAGAAAGCAGTGATTTCGTGTATCATGTTATGGTCTCAACGCTCTTTATGATAGTGAGAGGTTTTACCTGTTCTAAGCCCTCCCACGATGCTTAACACATTTAAATGTACAGCAGAACACTAAAACAGGAAAGAAAGGAGAGAAGCAGCTTCGAAAGAGCAGAAAAAGACAGAGTTATATGCTCGCTTAAAACTAGGGTGTTCGTCGGTCCGTATggtacggtatttagacattTTGATTCGTTATTTTCGGTATTCAGTTTCTTAAAATGTAATACCAATACCATATATAATTACATTCAGTATGGTTCGGCTTTTTTCCTTTCGGTTTCAGTTTATTCGGTATGATAACTTCGGTTTGTTCGGTCTCAATATTAACTAGTGGATAAAGCCATAGattgtaatattcttaattaaagtactcacaCACATAAAAATAAAAACGTTCTAAGCTCACATGACAATTGACAAAATTTTTGTTCAAAACCATCAAGTAGCAACCCATAGAGAGAAAAAGGtacataaaagaataaaattacggGAAATTTTCGTAGTTACTTATGAATTGATAATTTAAAaatatcttgttacttgcttagagctAATTGGTGAAGTTAGAGAATACAACAAGGACTAATCCAACAAATGCAATTCAATACACGAAAAGAAACACCTTAAAACCGTAAAAGTATTACGTTAAGATGCTTGGCATCCTAGAAAATAAGAGTCAAAATCTACAGTCTACCTTGTTCTTCCATTTTCCTAAAGAAGTACATGTGCTTTTCTGCCAGCCTCAACATGCATACTAAAGAATAGTATTATGTAACTTAACATGTTATAatcaataatatgtgtattgtatAACCTATTATAAATTTCGGTATGGTGTCGGTATTTCAGTATCATTTTTGTATATActaaataccatacctaatataatttttttaaaaacttaaaccaaatatcaAAATATTGAATACTAccaaatattaaaatttttaatttcaatACGATAATtcgatatttaccaaattatgcaccaCTCTACTTAAAACTATGacaattttttctatttttggacTACAAGAAGATACCTATAGAGCACCTGCCTAGCTACTTGCAGAAAATGTAGTGCATAAGTTACGGGTCATTTGAATCCAGTAATGTAAAAATGTTGAATACGTATCTGCCTATTTTAGTTGGGAAGAGTGAAAAAATCGAAGAGGTAAATCATTCAGAACTGTTTCAATTCCTTGCTCGATACTTTCCTCGGAGACAATTAGGTAACTAGTTTGTCACTATTTTCATACGACTTTGACAACCTTTATATAAAATTATGATACTATCACCTTTTCTAAACAGTATATTATATATTATCTTATGCTTATAGTCAAAAGTATAATATACATGAAGAAATTGAAGGGTAATTCATCCTTACCTATTCACCTTTAGCTTCTTTGAAACAGATTCATTTTTTCAAACAAATTATTGAGTCAATGCGTTTATCTTTATTGATTTTAATTTGACACGAATGAAATAGTCTATTTATCAATTCTTAAATCATTCTTTTCAAAAAACTCTTTGGCACTTCACAATTTCGTAAAattcctacaacaacaacaacaacaacaacaacccagtagaatcccactaatgaggtctggggagggtaatgtgtacgcagaccttaccccgaccccaaaggagtagagaggctgtttccgaaagaccctcggctcaagaaaacaaaaagacaaaacgaCAAGAGGAGACaacattagtatcaccacaacaatcatagaaaaaataggaacaccatgaaatgcaaaagaaagatacaaagcaaaaacgatagctagtaattaggacatgtactgaaaAGCGAGGTAAtaaaacacaacattgtcactagctaccctagacaaaaaccctacgtggccagtcccacaatggtacaaagtaagtcaagactcaactacatcctaacctacaactctaatactcgacctccacatcttcctatcaagtgtcatgtcctcggaaatctggagcctcgccatatcctgtctgatcacctctccccaatacttcttaggccgccctctacctcttctcgtgccctccacaaccagccgctcacacctccgtaccggagcatctggatttctcctttgaacatgtccgaaccatctaagcctcgcttcccgcatcttgtcatcaatgggagccacgtgcaccttctcccgaataacatcattcctaatcttatctatcctagtgtgcctgcacatccacctcaacatcctcatttctgctactttcatcttctggatatgtaaGTTCTTAACGGgctaacactcagccccatacaacatggctggtctaaccaccgctttatagaacttacctttgagtattggtggtactctcttgtcacacaggactccagatgctaacctccacttcatccatcctatcccaatacggtgtgtgacatcctcgtcgatctcccctcccccctggataaccgaaccaaggtacttgaagctgcctctactcgggatgacctgtgattcaagcctcacatccacgcccactttccctggctcagcgctgaatttACACttcaggtattccgtcttcgtcctgttcaacttgaaacccttagattCAAGAGCCTGTCTTCAAACctctagcctctcgttaacaccggcttgcgactcatcaatcaaaactatgtcatcggcaaatagcatgcaccatggcacctccccttgaatatggtgtgttaacgcgtcaatcacgagggcgaataagaacggactgagcgcagaaccttggtgtaaccccattacaactgGAAACTGCTCAGAGttgcctcctactgtcctaacctgagtcttagccccatcatacttcgtaaaattcctaaaataaaaatattggataACGAGAAAGATCCCCAGTTGTTTGAGTAATTAAACCTTGATTGAAACTAAAATTTAAGATTTGTATGAATAACTTAAAATCCTAACTTGAGGGTACAAATTGAATAAGAGACGAATGCTGGATATCAACTTGATATTGAATTCACAGTTAAGTTAAAAAAAATGAGTTGAAATAAACTGGAACTTTAAACTGCTTAAGATTGTTATACGATCATTATCCAAGACCATGAAAAAGCTATcagatatttaagaaaaaaaatatattcttaATTGACACTAAATATTAGCCTGTTGGTGTAAAATCAGCTATGTAGAAATTAAACCTGGCTTTTTCTTCCCGTTGCATGAAATAATGGATGTCATCAAGATCTCTTTTAGGTTGAAGAACGAGTAGGAGGATATTTAGCTAAAAGCTACATTAGGCTCTCGCCATTTTCATAACAATCATTATTTTACGTTGATATTCTACAATTTTAATATCATTTGGATGTCAAAAATCTAAAATGAGTTGATGCCGTTATCGTGTATACCAAAATTTGTGAGGAGATAATTTCTTACCAACAGTGCTTTTCACACACATATCTTCTTAATTATAGTTGTGAtgcttgtttttattttttatttttttattctgtTGAAAGATGCTTGTTGAGTTAAATTAAATGTAATTTGAGTTTCATTTCTATACACCTGAAGTGTAAGTAGCTTTTTCTCTCACGACATAACTTTTGAAGAGTAGTTATAAGTTAGGGTGCATGTTGTGGCTGTGGAACCTACTTAAGATTAAGTCGTTATAATCTATGCCGGCAGTTAGTTCGTTAGAATAGTTAACTCTTGTTAGAATAGAGGATACAAATATCCTTTCTTGTATATATCTCTGGAGAAGATAGAAAATTCATTTCTCAGAAATTCTCCCTCTAAGCTTACTGTGTCTTCTTACTTAATTCATTTACAGAGCTAAAGCTTCCATCT from Nicotiana tomentosiformis chromosome 11, ASM39032v3, whole genome shotgun sequence encodes:
- the LOC104092865 gene encoding uncharacterized protein, whose amino-acid sequence is MEEQSFFNKFLINLRSNCKYYTGYPKDLGASRVIHFTSEREFVQLLHQGYPVVVAFTIKSNYTKHLDKVLEESAAEFYPHVKFLRVECPKYPGFCITRQKKEYPFIEIFHSPEQAAAQGRVADPNITKYAVKVLPFNYDLSAYGFREYFKRHGVRTSDPN